A window of Citrus sinensis cultivar Valencia sweet orange chromosome 7, DVS_A1.0, whole genome shotgun sequence contains these coding sequences:
- the LOC102616528 gene encoding inorganic pyrophosphatase 1-like isoform X2: MADIVVVFDFDKTIIDCDSDNWVVDELHATELFNQLLPTMPWNSLMGRMMEELHAQGKTIEDIAEVLKRAPIHPSIISAIKAAHDLGCDLKIVSDANVFFIETILKHHGIWELFSEINTNSSFVDEEGRLRIFPHHDFTKSSHACSTKICPPNMCKESMSKEKKIIYIGDGTGDFCPSLKLKQTDYIMPRKNFPVWDLICQNHKLIKADIHEWYDGQELQHVLLQLINSNIISSKEQHDGDDNGDSTQLVTVDCKLHKIPVSAH, encoded by the exons ATGGCTGACATCGTGGTGGTTTTCGACTTCGATAAGACGATTATCGACTGCGACAGCGACAATTGGGTGGTAGATGAGTTGCATGCTACTGAGTTGTTCAATCAACTCCTCCCCACCATGCCCTGGAACTCTCTCATG GGTAGAATGATGGAGGAGCTTCATGCACAAGGCAAAACTATTGAGGACATTGCTGAGGTTCTAAAAAGAGCTCCTATTCATCCTAGCATAATTTCAGCCATTAAAGCAGCTCATGATCTAGG GTGTGATTTGAAGATAGTAAGCGACGCGAACGTGTTCTTCATTGAGACAATTCTGAAACACCATGGAATATGGGAATTATTTTCAGAGATCAATACGAACTCGAGTTTTGTTGACGAAGAAGGGAGGCTAAGGATTTTCCCTCACCATGATTTTACCAAATCTTCCCATGCTTGCAGTACCAAAATTTGCCCACCAAACATGTGCAAG GAATCAATGTCCAAAGAGAAGAAGATCATCTATATTGGAGATGGAACCGGCGATTTTTGCCCTAGTTTGAAGCTCAAACAGACTGACTATATCATGCCAAGAAAGAATTTCCCAGTCTGGGATTTGATATGCCAAAATCATAAGCTCATAAAGGCTGACATACATGAATGGTATGATGGACAAGAGCTGCAACATGTGCTGCTCCAACTTATtaactcaaatattattagttcTAAAGAACAACACGACGGCGACGACAATGGCGATTCCACTCAGCTAGTTACAGTTGACTGCAAGCTTCATAAAATTCCAGTCTCTGCCCACTGA
- the LOC102616528 gene encoding inorganic pyrophosphatase 1-like isoform X1, which translates to MADIVVVFDFDKTIIDCDSDNWVVDELHATELFNQLLPTMPWNSLMGRMMEELHAQGKTIEDIAEVLKRAPIHPSIISAIKAAHDLGCDLKIVSDANVFFIETILKHHGIWELFSEINTNSSFVDEEGRLRIFPHHDFTKSSHACSTKICPPNMCKGVVIEKIQESMSKEKKIIYIGDGTGDFCPSLKLKQTDYIMPRKNFPVWDLICQNHKLIKADIHEWYDGQELQHVLLQLINSNIISSKEQHDGDDNGDSTQLVTVDCKLHKIPVSAH; encoded by the exons ATGGCTGACATCGTGGTGGTTTTCGACTTCGATAAGACGATTATCGACTGCGACAGCGACAATTGGGTGGTAGATGAGTTGCATGCTACTGAGTTGTTCAATCAACTCCTCCCCACCATGCCCTGGAACTCTCTCATG GGTAGAATGATGGAGGAGCTTCATGCACAAGGCAAAACTATTGAGGACATTGCTGAGGTTCTAAAAAGAGCTCCTATTCATCCTAGCATAATTTCAGCCATTAAAGCAGCTCATGATCTAGG GTGTGATTTGAAGATAGTAAGCGACGCGAACGTGTTCTTCATTGAGACAATTCTGAAACACCATGGAATATGGGAATTATTTTCAGAGATCAATACGAACTCGAGTTTTGTTGACGAAGAAGGGAGGCTAAGGATTTTCCCTCACCATGATTTTACCAAATCTTCCCATGCTTGCAGTACCAAAATTTGCCCACCAAACATGTGCAAG GGAGTGGTGATAGAAAAAATCCAGGAATCAATGTCCAAAGAGAAGAAGATCATCTATATTGGAGATGGAACCGGCGATTTTTGCCCTAGTTTGAAGCTCAAACAGACTGACTATATCATGCCAAGAAAGAATTTCCCAGTCTGGGATTTGATATGCCAAAATCATAAGCTCATAAAGGCTGACATACATGAATGGTATGATGGACAAGAGCTGCAACATGTGCTGCTCCAACTTATtaactcaaatattattagttcTAAAGAACAACACGACGGCGACGACAATGGCGATTCCACTCAGCTAGTTACAGTTGACTGCAAGCTTCATAAAATTCCAGTCTCTGCCCACTGA